DNA from Magnolia sinica isolate HGM2019 chromosome 19, MsV1, whole genome shotgun sequence:
aactatcaagtggaccacactgtaaaaggcagtgggggattgaacatctaccattgaaacccttttaggggtcataaaagttttggatcattatgaaattattttttcctcttcatccaggtctttgtgaccttatgaatagattggatggaaaataaatgttatggtgagccctacaaaatttttaatggtgaaaattaattttctcgctactatttgtggtatggttgagttgatctttggatatgattcatttttttttataatgctccaaaatgatcttgaaatatggatgaacattgtggatataataaatacataactgtgggtcccatgtaactttgatctcttttgaatcattcgtacaactcgaagttcGAGGAGTGTTAgcactcgtcttcgcacaccagccaatccgcttgccGAAGGAAtggcaggggtattttggtctgGTGAAAATTCACCTGTACACCAGGGGCATAGTTTGGTatagtaagggcctgtttggattcgcgtataagggtgtattgtattatatccaactactgttcatgtatacgttcgattaatttcagaaaacatgcaaatcaacatgccataaatcaatgtttggatatgagGTATTGCTCGGACAAGTATACAAATTCTTCAGCTGATTAATGTTTGGATACGACGTATTAAGGCTGCgtattgtatatacatataatattcaTAACACTTGTACGATAGTGGTTATTTTTAAGATGATACTTGATTGATGCTGGCAACCCAGGTGGGGGCCATTGTCATGTTTGTGAAGAATtctccccgtccatccattttgtgatacCATTTTAGTACGTGTTGGCAAAAATGAAttgtatcaaaagctcaagtaagcCGAAAAATTGAGAATTAGGCGTTCACaattgatatatttatggggccacggaagttttgatgagggattatatttttgttttccgttcatcccaataggaatgacattgttaacggtatggatggtatcTAAAATGGCAAGtcctcctaaaatgaactcatagaactaatggacgaggtggatttgtcacaaaccgagcagtggaccccacccgggTTACCAGCACAGGTTGTTTCCTGCAAAAGCACGTGTACTTGTTGGAGTAGACTTGATTCTCGGTAGTCTGTGTGGGTCCCTCAAGTGGACAgccttcatccatgtcgtccaattGATTCCAtgcaaaattaaagaaaaaaggaTGTAGAATATAGGGGGATTTTGCCAAAGCAAAAATGTtaaaaaaagatggaaaaaaTAACAACTTCATAAGCGCAAAACACGTGATTAGATTGACGACCCGATCTGAAAGTCACTCGAATACTCAATTCAAAGGTatgtttcaaagaaaaaaaaaaggctattcACTCTGATCCATCATTGGTACTTTCAAACAGACTTCTGAATCTTTAAGAGAGAATGATTCAAACAGGAATCATTATCTCCTGATCctcacatagataatgataaaaTAAACTCCCTAATAGCCGCATATAATATTAACAGACCAAGCAACAATCCAATAAGCGAACGATCGATGAGAAGTTCATCTCTAATAATAACAGCTGCCACTCTTTCAGGTACGACATCTTCTGAACCCATATTATCAAATACTATTCGCTCTCCCAGAGTAGGTACACATGTCTTAGTCTCCATCGTTGCCGGATGATGTGATGCATGAACACTGTCACCGCGAGGTTTATTTCCAGCTGCTCCATCGAAGACTGTAGCCTATATGATATAGTAAACAATCATAACATCTGTTAATCCCAGTCTTAGTAACATGTAATACTGAATGTTATGAGGATGAAATGTAATTACATACTTTTACTAGTAACAACCAACCTTGTGATGATTCCATGCATTCATGGCATCTTCGTATCTTCTGAAGGACTTGTGTTTGCAGCCACTGACTTGGTGAACCTGACGTTTGCAATCCTCCCACGTGTCATATATTCTTGGGTTTCTTCCCACAAAAACCATGTAAAACTTTTGGTTTATTTCCCTGTAATTGATAAACAACTAGATAATCAGTGCAAAAAATCTAGGACAGAGGCTTATCAGTAAAAAATCGAATCAGAAGCAGCAAAATCAAAGTTATCCAGTAATATATTTTTGAGTTCTGAAGTGTATCAGTAGAAATCTAATTCATAGTCAGTAATTCAATGATATCTTCTCAATATTACCTATCAAAATATCAAGTACATGACTGTATTAGTAAAAAGTTGAATCAGAAACAGTATTTCAATATTTTCCTGTCAAGATTATGTAGGACAGAAGTGTATTAATACAAAATGGAATCAGACGCAGAAATTCAATGTTATTCTCTGAAGACTACTGATGAAAATTTACCAAAAAAAGAATTGAATCAGTAAAAAATTGAATCAGAAATAGTAATTTAATGATATATTCTCAATATTACCTATCAAAATATCCATTATAGGACTGGATCAGTAAAAAACTGAATCAGAAATAGTATTTCAATATTTTCCTATTGAGATTATGCAGGACACAAGTGTATTAGTACAAAACTGAATCAGACACAGAAATTCAATGTTATCCTTTGAAGACTACtgatcaaaatttctcaaaagtAGAACTGTATCAATAAAAAACTAAATCAGAAATAGTAATTCAATGTTATCATATCAATATGATACGAAACATAAGTGTATCAGTACAAAATTGAATCAAAAGTAGAAATTCAACATTATCCTTTGAAGATTAACCATAAAAAATTCCTAAAAGCAGAACTGTATCATTAAAAAGCTGAATTAGAAACAGTAATTCAATGTTATCCTGTCAAGATTATCCAGGACAGAAGTATATCTATAAAAATCTGAATCAAATACAATAATTCAATGTTATCCTGTCAATATTATCTATTTGATATGCATAATAATCAGACACTGGACTAGTTCAATGGCCACACATCACTGCTATAAATCTAAGAGCTCAGTAGAGTGCACGAAGTGCATGATACAAACCTACAGTAATGTCATTAATCAATATAATAAGcagttcaaaattataaagttagaattgttgttccaacAACAATTAAAGCACCAAGAGTATTAAGTTAAAATCCCCAACCGAGCCAACACAAGCTCCCATAAAATAGTTTCCACACTAATCtagcaaaaaagaaagaaagaagggttGGTCTAAAACAAGCTTGTTAACATATATAATAAGTGGCCCACTTTCACTTTGGGCCACTGCGAGGAAGGATAACTTTCTCTATCCATTCCTTTCTCCtttcatgtcatatcttcataaaAAATCCGACACTGACTAAATCGGACTGCAAAATCCTTGCAGCCCTAATCTGCTCCTCATGGCTAAGACCATTCACGTCCTATAGAATCTCAAGTAGTCTCTGAACATGTGTCATACTCTTTCCCTGTGCCATAGTAATCGTCAAGGTCTTCACAGCTTCACACTACAGGAAATtccacttttacctacgaaaaaattcgtaggtaaatgatatgattttgtagccaaaaagttttacctatgaaaaaattcatcggtaaaagaccGTGGGTAAAGGCTTTTACTTACGAAAGTTGTTGtcggcaatggtaagacttttacctacgaaatttttcgtagctaaaaactctgttaagacttttacctatgaaaaatatgttaagacttttacctatgaaagttttcgtagctaataaatgtgttaatacttttacctatgaaagttttcgtaggtaaaaatggtgttaagacttttacatacaaaatttttcgtaggtacaaactgtggtaagacttttacctatgaaattggtCGTAGGTACAAATGTTGATGAAACTTTTTCCtgtgaaacttttcgtaggtaaaaactatATACTTTGTGTTCGTCGGCACtggtaaaactttttacctatgaaatttgaTGTAGGTAAAAACTAttgacgaaacttttacctatgaaatgatTCATATGTAAAAAATGTGAATGAACcttcactaccagaaaactgggcaatggctacggataaaattcatagccatagacctatgactacataacaaagaactcgaaaagggcaactgacctgcacgggaAACGTAAAGGGCATGCCCTCAGGCCCGTGAGCTGTCActagtcgggtctcgcagtcaatctcggccctcacttcagttAGCCAATCTATACTAAgaatgacgtcgaaatggtatattatggtgacaatcaggtcaatgcatatcgtcttgctccctagatctatcaaacaaccctcacacattttggtggcatctgtaaaagtccctggtgctgcgataactcgtACCCTAACCATcggggtcgtattcagccctaagaGCTGGattgcagaacatgatatcacggatatagtggatcccgtatccaccaacagaaatataggggtaccttcaatgtgggcggtgagctcgaaggcTAAAGGTACGGTAGCTGTAGAATTAGGCGCTTCTGCTGTGAGTGCATGGACGCATGCCTGCTGAGATCGGTTGGGCTAAGgagccataggtcgctgaggcggcTTAGATTGAGGTGTGGGTgaccggaatgatggatgagttgGTGCCGACCGTAGAGGCGCTGTTGATATAACCTGAGGatgctggcggttgatcctctggggtggtgagaagccactatccctcatcctggtgaagtaGTTCACCTCCGTGTGACTAAGCCTCTTGCAacaggcacaccacacatcaggttgcCTCATTGGAGCAGGTGAAGCCATCAGCCTCGCCGGTGAGTCTGCACAGGCCTCTTACTGAGGAACGGTCTACTCGAAAGATCAGGTCGCGGCCTGGGAGCCaaaggtgctcgcatacgggattaCCTGTCCCCATCTTGCTCAGCTCgtatagacatgctcactagcttggCATAACTGGGTTCGCTATCGCAACACATCTGCGAGCGGATCTCGGGTCATAGGCCCTCAGAAAATCGTCGCATCCGCATCAgctcatctgccagaatcaacggggcgtacctgcccaactccgtaaatctgttctcattctctgccactgacatccctccctgtcgaaggcgaaggaacccactctccttctcgtggcgataggtgaCGGGGTAGTATTTCTTGTGGAAGTGGGTCTTAAAATCTGCCCATGTCCATATGTGTCCAACcacaacagtacggaggacactgtcccaccataagctggcctccttctcgaacatgaaggtgaccaacttcACCTACTCAGGCTCTGTGTAGTGCAGCAGATTTAACATcatagagatgcggtcaagccaatactcggcctcctcgggtctatgagtactcgcaaaggtagggggccgcaAGCTCTGAAATCGCTCGAAAAGGCCGCTAGCACCCACATTCCCAGCAGGGGCACGGGTGATGTAGGGGGTGCCACGCCCATGCCCTGGGCAAAAATCCCTGCCATGGTGGTAAAAAACTGCTGTTgctactgctgctactgctgtgcctgctgctgctgctatatcaacaacatcatctgctccaacctatcagtagggggagctgaCTGAGGTCCAGATGGCGTAgaagaggacgcacggttctgctctgaaACTGGTGGTACAACAGGTGTAGGcttattggtggggccagtggccgactgAGAATCCGACATAGTGTCAGAGGAAaacgggcccaaactggggtccgtatggctatcgctcaggagaggtgccccgtcaaacgactcGCCAATAGTGAGACATGTCGTACTCCatgcggccttaggtggcattccctatatacaacatagggtgcaacccaggtcagattcagcatgcccattAGCTCAATCCCACAGCattcacacacagtttaaagaaacttcatgcatttcatgtacCAAAATTaccacaattacatgagatacgacattacatgaatcatgacaggaaatgcatatgaGCTATTCAAGCAAAGCTgtaaacattaaaataaactaacAACCATAAACACACTTTCTACCTACAATGCTACTAGGCCCATAAACATTGAAACACAGACATCCCTAAACAACATCAAAACAAACACAGGGCAACGgtatggatgactagacatctgagtctggcgatggaggaggggcgcccttatcctgtaggcagcacaggatagctttcaaggtgcgagtcaccttcttaaacttgtgcttcacgagagtccgggtatcaatgatctcctatcgtagggcagcctggccctcctcaagtcgaactaaaCGAGCTTCCCTAGCAGTCCGATCAGGTTCATGCTCTATTGcggtaggaggggagctctcattcGTGtcttgagcctccacttcttcttcctattcttcttctatctcttctctactttcctcctcgctttcatACTCCTCACTAgacgtctcgtcctcactctcatcgagtcgggcttacCACTACTGTGGCCCAATTTTCATTTGATTGAGAGTAGGTTCATTAATGTAATGGGTCGGCATTAGTATTTTCGCCccgagtctatagccaaactcacatGCAATTTTACATATGAGTtggccgaatgggagcgaatcagacgctctagtggagcgtgcAGTAAGAACTATCTGTCACAGAATATGCGTAGGcatgcacaacttctctccctgccccacttggtacaggaaatctaccatcagacgggtgcactcgctgcggttgctctacCTGGGGTACACATTATACGTGAAGATGtagtggagcaggcggaagtcgtcagtgatattggttgctaggaggctattgtttggattctaGTGGGCTAGTTGTCCGCAATGgaatcgcgtgcggcgatccctttcagtgcactcctcaaattcttctcgcttccATGGGCCTCGCCAAGCGGCATTCTCATGAGTCGGGCTATCAAgtcagcatcaattgtggcctcccgatctctacccactgggatcttgaactgcaaaggctccagcgtaggctctcgaatgtagGTGTAGAAGGCTCGGACCGTGCCCACATTTGCGTGGTACTTACTCCCGAATataggaccccacccggcctcgaccagGTGGTCCATCAtcagatattgcccaaagagcctctcatccacatgagcttcaaaaaagaCCCCGTGACCATGAAACCTCCCATGAGACAGATCCTCCAGTAGGATCCTTTTGAGGGGAGCCCTGGGATCAAGCTTCCActtggtccttatctctcgatcgacaCTTGCACTTGCGGTGGCGCCTTTCGGCCTCCTTGAaagagtagggcgactaggcctagCTTCATCCACaagagctcttttctttcccatgacaGAGAGAATGATGGAAATCGAGAAAAGGGAcgtcacaagctcgaatagagccattggagtggaatgatatgtggggaataggatgggttgttgaacttgGAGGTATTTGAGAtacaaatgagagatttgtgcactcaaatcgaaggaaaagagagaggtaggagagggttttgatggaaaatgatggaggggtgtgtgtattgaaggaaaatggggaaatgggtggatggaggggagaaacaagaatttttgaagaaaaatgagagcttagaggggtaggttatgaaggAGGTGAGCATTGGGAGGGGTTTAAACCATCCCAACGTgcgtcagtgggccacacaacgccCTAGAGTCGTCGCCCCGAACCAGTCGGCCCGGCCAGGCGGCGAGGCCTCGCGGAATCGGCGAGGTCCTCGCTGACCTCTAGACAAATCGGTGATGGCTCGccggtggggcgaggtcctcctaccctCTAGACCCTAaaaatgtgtgggtcccatcctggGTCCCTCTGAAAGTGTCtcatttggcccccgactccctcttgagtcgtttcgggtcactTCGAGTACTTTCTGATGTACATTCACATTTATCGATCGTTGAAGGTTGGGATGGGATAAATCATGATCTAAAACCatcgatggatggtctagaagtgatCCAGGACCATTTCATATGATCACGGGCATGTACGGGCCCGATCTCGGCGGTCGATTTCAGTGAATTTCGCCGATTAGTGAAACTGGGAACCCTATGCCTGTTTCTATATTTTCTCGCACCCTCTTaggtcaaagtacgtcagtgtgcatcgtgtgaccataacccacgtccagtttaatccaaatcatgctctaataccaacttgtaacgccctgaaaatcgagagtcgagcaggtacccaactcccgagttccagcacatcacttatgcaacaaatataatgatgattagatgttgtccatgttagtgcataaaacatgaatgagattaaactAAATCAGtgaatcatactccagggacagttgaatGCTCGCAAGTGAAAGACTGTGATAAGGggagaccatatatatatatcattgtaagtccccaaagtatgaactcATTGtcaggttaaatagttacaagaactgattcaaaatacaaaatgtcaaaagagtggtagtcctctacaagcataaaccctgaagccccgtcgattcagaacggtctatgtaaacccgcctgaatattgcatgtatgagaatgccttCTCGTCATCCTCAAAGTTCGGCTTCGCCTCGCAGGCtatgccatcatctgaacctacaacagggtctggttggtgtgtacaacaccgtcccataatgtgggggtgagtgatcaactcagtggaacaataaagcaaaggttaacatgttatcaattcagtcaagcaataatgatagcgcaatacaagcaaacatccctaagtactatgattaatgcaagaatgatatgaaatagtgatgcatgccctcgcctactctcccttaacgacttcatctcatgatcgtggcataCAACCCTTCtttagtgcttgacctgctacgccaaacgcacacgtaatgcagtgcatgaacatgattatcgaGTTTATTTTTAgacccttttcatacagcaggattaagaagctaaggtacctcccttatataaattctcaaacgatgatccattctagggtcgtcagttctagtaaatctcatatgatgttacggttccaggtcactacaaagggctcgtcaccttatcaatacaggtctagtatgtactcttgttgctacgtaaaggcTCGGCACCTCTACACGGTCttagagtacactcgaggtcactataaaggtctcgtcaccttatcagtgtaggtcgacagctcgaatacggtgtcccaaccaccatattcagctcacgaggctgtgttgctcattggacactatggggaggcttgtcaccccagcgtaggccgacagctcgaccacggtatcccataccaccatgcctagctcatgagtcttagcggatcgaggtaccaaggttaaagaggttttcactggtgagtttggtaccttagattcaagcaataatgtccatatatggtgaacatacatcgggtcaatcgggttacttgatgagctcaactagtacgagcgtacgtcgagccgatcgatATGGATTACGcaagcactctgcgtggcctaaccactgtcgacaagcagCGTACAACTCGGATTTATTGGGCGTGTCTGTCGTGGTTAAGTAGTTCAACCATCGTTCATAGAcaattaccgattacctggactacctcgtagccccaatcacattccaaagatAGCATTCAtatatagtaatccaaaatagTATGTATAAATCGTACTTgagcaatttatcaaacacatactacacatagtATCATatatagacatttcatccataccgtgCATAGTAGAAATATGGGTTATATAAAGTTTACTATAACCATAGCTAAAGGAATTGAGATTTCTatcccaacaccctcattacatgcatttaaataagaattttcacattcgggcattttatcaaacacttagactacacatattatatacttataataacttagttaaaaacACATATAGTAGCGAATCCTATCACGAAGGAGTTGCCACGCATATAACGATCATGCATTAGCaaccaacaatcatggcaagcatgaatcatagttccatattcattcgaacattttcacaagcacttaggCTACACGTTccaacatacacgacgtatgttggccgtaatatgtattagggcaaatcctttcgccaaggagctgtcgcatatacaacaatcatatatccatgacaactaatcatggcaagcacaaatccagaTTCCATATGAATCTAGTCacttcatcaaacacatggaatacactaaactcaacatagttcatatatatctgaaaagtGAAACAAacgtcgcatttggcatgtgaaatggcacccacgtcagttataaatcattaaccaacattgaaaaccttgaaaactataacctgaACGTTTATAGTCCCCACCTTACGCcgataaacaagtatcgaactcagtttgtataccgagtttttgtctacggcacaatggcaacctacaatatgaaataggttagctatttcatgcTTTAcacgatttgaaaccctaaaacagattagggttaggttttttttacctaagaacggaatcagaattgCTTGTATAGAGATACAGGAATGGTgattgagtgcgtggagtagtgggattGAATCTCAGGAAGAAtcgccaactcactctctcactttctctctttcttcctcttttctctcctctctctcttagggtttactaaattcgtatgaaatgagagaaagagggtttaagacccttatataggcctagaactgatgggaatggccccagggccaaggtatacttaggttacagccaaataatgtctattccgatccaacagagcacttctggaggcccttTTGTTGAATGTAGTCAGACTTAATCTCcttgacattagatctaggtcaggctgagttttctctccgatcgggtttatagatcaaccgtggcggaccagtttcaattcaatgatcaccatcactcgatcagggtcacaagtacattgCTATGTATGAAAAAtttctcctaatccgagggtgtatttgggtcatattttgatggtttgaatccttatatttggcccgcaagcgacacaactcagtttacttaaattcgaattttatttctaaagatattcacgtttctcacacactatgctccaagctcaagttgtgcatttctagatacaattaagacttgatttctgagggagttgtcaagtccagtaatgtggtcataggtgtatagttttgtggttattggactttcgacgtgcggtccaggtctgatatggagtttcaaagcGCTCCCAAGAATAAccaggtttagggatggattctaggtttcagggtaatgtagcgtcaatgactctgcatattttaggtcttgcagatcatatttaaagtgattagtgctaatttcacagataaactagtttaacactagttaattcctgcctaatttctaaaggatttagtcctgtgagatttctgcctaaggtggtattcgggtctttgtatggatttttttgaaaCGTTACACAAATACAACACTGGTTTTAAGAGAAATATAAAGAGTAGTTAATTTAAGTCTTCGTGGAGATAAACAGGACCTCGAGCGATCCCTATGATGATCTTGTTTCATCTTTCCCAATTAAGTTCTAGGCATTTGATTGGATCAAATAGAAAGGAGTTAAGGCTGGTGTTGTGAACGTATTCGCAGACAAGcatcttctcttctccttccaaGCAACAGCCCAGCAACCTTACAAGGTTCCTGTGCTGAAGCTTAGCAACCAACACTACTTCATTTCTAAGCTCTTCCACTCCTTGCACTGACGTCCTCGCCAGCCTTTTTACTGCTATTTCCTGACCATCCATTAGCTTCCCCTTGTAAACAGGTTTGAAGCCACCTTCACCAAGCATAGCATATGGCAGTTAAAGCAAGCAAAACGTAGCAGAGAAGATAGATGTTTAGAAGGACCATCGAGTGTTTACAAAGGTTGTCTATAATAGAACATTTTGCTATATTTCAGGAATATAAGCTTATTGTTAGGAAGTCACCATTTGCTTATAGTTAGAAGCTTATTCTTCAGTTTCATTTATTTCCTTACTAGTGGCATATGATAGAATCTACTGCTTGTTGAAGCTTATAGTTAGAAGCTTGTTGAATCTACTGTTTCAAAGGGAAATTGAATTTATTGCTTGTATTGTCTCTGAGGTATGATTCACTAAAAATAGAAGagtatcacgccctaaactcgaaaaatgggctcacaaaattcccgatcgcctaattcggtgccgacagcctccgtagtgccccattctcggctcccggcacttatacgccagattccgatcttgggatcctacaaggaggattttcagtataatttttttttttgtaatgaagcatagCCACAAGCATAATCAAGTCATAAAAaaacattaccacatatccactatatcaaaaattttaagtataatgtgaaaagggaaatacaaggtgatcaaaaggcttcaaaataatctgatgcaCGCTCTAGCTTCAACGTTGCTGCGATCCAacttcacctgcacgcaacagtcgtgcataagcttacaaaagctgagagggtggtgtaagtgtgtgtgtaaggcgagtgctaagtatgcagtattagagtaatacAGAAGTATGtgggtaaatccatgaatgctatcagctgtaccaagctatgtgatgcaaggcatgaatgctattggccgtactaaggccatgcgatacgaggcctacgtagccaaatgtcatatgcgagatgcaaaacaagcatgtcagtccccatcaagtacacatatcagtacagtttccctctaggatatcaccgaggtctagtacactccacactgactgctgcctccctagctgcgcagcctagcgagtggaagagactacactatctgcctgactagtagtttaccaatatctacccggcttgtcgatagcggactcatttgcgagacggtcaaactcagcctagcttacaaccccttcactcgggcggataatgccacaccccttccaaccgaccatgacacagtgggagacgcgacctactagtattcggcactcttacgctcatgtatccactcggtctagatgttggagcatctcctggtaccaaaaaaatTATGGGACTTTCACCTGATGACATTGTAAGTGCCCACAGTctaaaaccaagtattttcggtatccgatacggccatccacgatgtgcctgtggagctatggccctaatgtcactagggtgtacaatgatcatgacacacaaatgcgagatgcatgaatcacactgtccaatcatgcaacaatccggtgcataccacgcgctcatgtgggtaactcctatcagtgagtcacataaataatctgcctaatggcatatgttatgatcaatcactcctcatattgagtatacatatgatgcgaatgggtatgaatcatgggattatactaagcatgttatacggtgatgaactatcctcacaacgaaggtgagcctagatggcctacacacaactagtatgggcctatcaatgggcactagggagagttataatgcggacatttaaccaacattattcttataatgtgggcgTCAAGctatcatttctcccaaggcatagcccgctataaacatcattacataaaccatggtagaatcacacattgcaatggacttgtgtacatcccattgggcctcaacccatgggcctcatatatatcaagatgggcctcaatgga
Protein-coding regions in this window:
- the LOC131235095 gene encoding uncharacterized protein LOC131235095, which gives rise to MVFVGRNPRIYDTWEDCKRQVHQVSGCKHKSFRRYEDAMNAWNHHKATVFDGAAGNKPRGDSVHASHHPATMETKTCVPTLGERIVFDNMGSEDVVPERVAAVIIRDELLIDRSLIGLLLGLLILYAAIREFILSLSM